The following nucleotide sequence is from Nitrospirota bacterium.
GTGCCATAGGTGCATTCGTAAACCGCCGCAAAGACCGATGAGGACGCCACAATGCCCGGCGCAATAAAATTGATATAGGGCCGGCCATGGATGTCCTGCACGAATGCGCCGAGACCGAATCCCATCGCCACCAGGTACAGGGCCGGTTCGAAGAAGTTGAGCGCAAAGCTCGTCTTATACAGTTTGGTATAGACCAGCCAGTGCCGTTGCCAGACGCTGAATACGCGCTTAATCCGCAAGGCTCCTCCCCGTCAGTTTGAGATACACTCCTTCAAGGTTGCCGCCGTGCAGTACCATCAAGTTCGCCGGAGAGTCGATCGTCACGATCTTTCCCGAGTCCATGATCGCTACGCGATCGCAGAGTTTCTCCGCTTCTTCCATGTAATGGGTCGTGAGCAGGAGCGTGGTATTCTGGAATTTCAGCGTGTTCAGCTTGTCCCAGACCGCCCGCCTGCTGTGCGGATCCAGTCCGGTCGTGGGTTCGTCGAGGAGCAGGATCTCAGGGTTGTTCACGAGCGAGCGGGCGAGCAGGAGCCGGTGCTTCATGCCGCCGGAAAGCTGGTCGATCTTTGCATTCGCCTTGTCCTGGAGCTCCGCGAATTCAAGCAGCTCGCGGACAAGCCGCATACTGCCTTTCTTCTTGATATCAAAGTACCTCGCATACACAACGAGGTTCTCGGTCACGGATAGATCAGGGTCGAGGTTGTCATCCTGCGGCATGATGCCGAGACGGGCTTTGATGTCGCTCTGCTCAACAGTAACGTCCCTGCCGAAGACCGTGACCGTGCCCGACGTCGGCGGCATGAAACAGGAAATGATGCGCATGACCGTGGTCTTCCCTGCCCCGTTCGGGCCAAGAAAGCCGAAGCACTCACCCTGTTGAATGGCAAAGTCGATACCATCGACGGCGCGAAGGCCGTTGTAGTCTTTTATGAGATTTTGTGCAGTGACGATGTCCATGGGAAATGATTTGCAGCTGTTAGAGAGAACCGATGAACTCTTCAGGAGTCTGTGCAAGGACTAATTTTTTCGATAAAGAAATGAAGACACTGTCACGAGATACGAGGGTCATGGGTTCCAGTCCCATGCAGAGAGAAAGGTGGATTGCATCAAAGGGATCCAAAGGGTACACCGCCTGTAAGGTATTTGCCTTAAGCAGGCTGATTTCATCTGGAATTAGAACATCAATGACTGAGGTGATTTCGGCAAGATCTTCCTCTACCTGGCTTGACGAAAAAGCCTTCTTTCTCCGCAGAAGATACCGGACTTCCATGAGGGTCGTCAAAGAGATGAAAGCGGATATCGACTTATTCTCAGCACGCCGCACGATTTCATGCGGTGCTTTCCAGAGCTCTTTTCCAGATTGAGTTTCAAGCTCCTGAACCAGCCAGTTGACGACAACATCCGTATCAAGGAGGACCTTGGGGATATCCATGAGCTACTTCTTCACCTTACCATAGGCAGATGCCCGCTGCTCCCGGACGAACTGTGCGGACATCTTTTCCTTCGGCAGAATGTCTGCATACTTTCCCAGCATGCCGTCAGAAACGCTTTTTTTTCGTTTCTGGAGCGGTTGTGTGGTTTTCAGTGTCTTCATGGCCTCTTTCAGGGTCGATAACATTATGTGTCTCCTTGTTCTTATGACGTATAATAACATATGAAAAAGGAAGCCGTCAACTGCAATACTCGGCGATCCCCTTCACCTCGATAGCCGCATCGAAACACCCCGCAAATCGTACAATGTCCATGATCAATGAGAGGAACCTACTGATATGAAACTTACACATTTCGATTTCCTCGCAAGTTCATACGTACAGGAAGTTCTTCTTGCCAATTCAACATCTCATCCAATCACGATTCATGCCAAAGTCGCGTAGGTTGGGCAAAACGACTCATCTTGCCCAACAGCTTCCCGGTTAACACGTTGGGCTTTACAAAGAACGTTCAGCCCAACCTACGGAACTGCCCGGAAGCCGTTATAGTCTTTTATGAGATTGCGAGCTGTAACGATGTTCATAAAGAAATGTGTCTGCAACGATCCTTGTCTGATTAGTATGAAAAGAGGGCGTCCCCATTGGGCAGTTATTCGATCCGTTTTAATCAACCAAGCTTTGTTCGTGCCCTGTCGTCGCCTGAATGCGTCACAAGCTACCTGACGGAATCAGCCTTCTTGGTCTCAACCCCCTCAAGGTCCTTGAGTATTTTCTCGACCCTCTTCCTGAGGTCGAGATGCTTATCCTGAACCTGAGCCGACTTCTTTGTGTCATGACGCGACTGGGCAAGCTCCTTTTCAAGCTCCCGAACGCGCTTCTTGTGTGAACGATTTTCGTCCACCAGCTTCTTGATCCTTCTCTCGATCTCGGTAAATTTTTCCGCAAGGTCTTTCATGTCGTCTTCCCCCGACTTAATCCGCAACTCCTGTGGTCTTGGCGTAGATCCGCTTGTATTCGGCATAGTTACGCAACACTTTTTTCACATAGCGTCTGGTCTCGGCATAGGGTATCATCTCGACAAACAAGTCCCACTCTCCGTGCGACCCGTTCTTTGCGATCCATCCCTGGACCGCCTCGGGTCCCGCGTTATAGGCCGCCGCAACCAGGAGCGGGTTGTTCCGGAACTGTTTCATGAGATGACTGACATACCAGGTCCCGATATTGATGGCTGTGTCGGAGTCAAAGAGCTTTTCCCGATCAAATTCTGGAAGCCCGTTCAGCTGGGCGGCCCACTTCCCGGTGGCCGGCATCACCTGCATCAGCCCCCGCGCTCCGGCGGAAGAGAGCGCATCGGGACGGAACTGGCTCTCCTCCCTGATAATGGCGGCTATAAAGTAGGGGTCCTGCTTGAACTTTCCGGCATACGTGACGATGCTGTCCCAGTAGCCCTGCGGATAAGCAAGGAGCCACAGATTATCAGTCATGCCGGGTGTCGGACGCTCAAGAAAGCGTTCGTAACCCCGAAGCACGATGATAAGGGAGCGATAATAATCTCCCAGCTCGAAAAAAACCTTGCTTAATTCCATGAGAGCGATGCGCCTTCTCGGCACCTTGTCCTTCAGCGACCACAATTCCGCTGCCGCCTCTGCCTTCATATCAAGATGCACGAGCTCAAAGATCTTTCTGAACGGTTGTTCCGACGAGAGCATCTGCATTATTTCTTCCGTCCAGAGAGCGGGCTCATTCTCACGTCCAAAATCATCCGGCTCGTCATCAATAAACGGGGCTTCAACGAACGCGGTCGCCGTATCGGCGGCATCGTTTGTCTGTACACCCGCTTCAGATCCCAGCGCCGCCATTCGTTCGGCTGCCCGATGCCCGTAGTAGGTATAGGGGCCTTTCTTGAGAACCTGCCTGTAGTATCCAACTGCCTGGGCGGTCTCTTCACGTTTTTCCGCTGTCCTGCCCTGCCAGTAGCGGGCCTGATTCACCAGGAACGATCGGGGATAGCGGTTGATTAGGTCCTGGAAGGTGTTTTCCGCGTTCACATAGTCGCCGGAAGTGTAGTGCCACCATGCTTTCCACCAGATGGCGCTGTCCGCGAACTTGCTGTCGGAATACTCTTTCACCAGTCTGGTGTAATACTGAAGCGCCTTCTCCATATCACCGGCTTCCCGGTAGATGTTACCGGTAAGGAATAGTGCGTCATCACACCATTCGCTCCCGGGGAAGTCATCAAGAAGTTTCTGGAAGGTCTGCACCCCCCGGTCCCAGTCGCCTAGCTTGCTGTAAGACCTCCCCAGCCAGTAGAGCGCCTCGGAGACCCTCTCATCGGAGGGATATTCCCGTATCATTTTTTCAAGGATGACCGAGGCCTCTCCCCGTTTCCCGAGATAATAAAGCGATACCCCGGTGCGATAGAGCGCGTCCGGCCGGTCCGGGGAGTCCGGTTCTTTATCCAGAAATTTCGTGAAGGTCTCAACTGCTTTGTCATGCAGACTGATCCGGAACAGATTTCTGCCGCGTTCGTATAATTCTGCGGATGCGAGTTCGGGGATTTCAACACCGCCTGCCTTAAGGATTGAAAGTGCTTTTTCAACCTGCTGGTCGTTCGGATCGCCGGGATATCTTACCCAGACATCCTGGTAGGCCCGCACTGCCCGCGCAAGGTCCGCTTCCGCGGTCAGTGCGCGTCCGAGTCCCAGACCGGCGGCAGGCGCGAATTCGGAGCGTGGATTGTTCTGCAGGAATTCCTCGAAGACCACTGCGGCCTCGGGATAGGCGTACGATTCGAGAAGCGCCTGGCCCCGCTTGAACGCTGCGCGCGCGATAAGCGAACTGCCGGGATACCGCTCGCTCACCTGCTCGTACAAGGCGGCCGCCTCCGAATACCGGGCCTTGGCAAAGTGATAATCCGCCAGCAGAAAGACAGCGTAGTCGGCAAGCTCGGGATATTCCGCCTGCACGCGGAGCATGGACGCGTTGGCCTCGGAGGGCCGGTCAAGCTGGATGAGTGCCTGTTCCGTAAGGAACAATGAACGTTTATACCAGGGAGTATCCGGATAGAGTTCACTGATCCGGTGCGCGATGATGAGTGCGTTCTCGGCGTTTCCCGCTTTACAAGCGTCCCGGCCTTCCTTGAATCCTTGTTCAGCATCGTCAGCAGTCAGCGTGAATCTCGAAGAAAGCGCATCAGGTATGCCGGGATGGGGCGTCTTGCCGGCCGCACACGCTGAAACTATCAGAAGCACGGAAAGTGAGATGATTTTATTTAGGTAACTCATTTTTTTTGAGCGATGGTCTTCACGATGTCGCTTTGACCCGCACATTATAATAGTGCCCCCTGCCGGGCATGTCAAGTGAAGTTATGCCTGAGACCCGGCGGACTATCTCTCTGATAACGTTAGCTACGACAAAGGAAGCGGGGCAACTGGGCCAACGCGGTTTCAAGGCGCAGGATGAAGCGTTCTTCAGGAGAGGTTAATGCGTCGGCGATCCCGGAGGAAGGAGCAGGCGGTGTGTCAGGGCTGTAGACGAACAGGTGGAATGCAACAGAGGTGACCGGTTTATCCGGAAGCGGCAGCTTTTCGATCTCATTCACAAAATCGATCCATCGGTCCGCCATCCGGATCTGCAGGGCTGCATCCTGGGTCTTTAGGTAATCATCCACGGTTCCTGCGGGCTCAGTCGCAAGACCGTCGCAAAGATTCTGTCCCGGAAGGACGAACCTGGACTGCATGTCGTTATACACGCGACCTATCGGAAAGAGCCTGCATGCCAGCGGCCGTGCCTTATAGATGCGGCAGCCGTTCTCCGTCCAGAAGTGGCAAACAGGGTCACGCGGCAGCATGACCAGAGGAAAACCGTTTGCCCGCTCTGTATCGACAACGTCGAGCAGGTCTTCATAGCTCATGTCGCTTTCGCGGCAAACGAGTGCAATCTCGTAGGGATTAAGGACGATCGGAGCGCTCGCCTTGCAACAGGTGGAATCGCAGCCGCGGGTCCCGCACGTCAGCTGCATGAGATCGGTTTCCACAAGCACCGAGGCATCGGCGCCGGCGATCGTTATGACAGGCGTATGATTGTTTGACATCAATCGTTATTACAGGTCTCGATGGTCATTCCCGAGGCCTCATAAGCCTGCCCCGGTAAGCTTGTAGCCGGGGGGAATCCGGTATAAGAACCAGATCCCCGATGGAACCGTCCGGGGATGACAACTCAGTTGGTGTAAAATCTATGATTAGAAGACCCATTACACCTCACTTCGTGATCAATCGTCCGCCCAACTTTGCCTGCCACACCACCAGGATGGGGCTGGCCACGAAAATCGACGAATAGGTCCCAATAATCACGCCCATGAGCAACGCAAGCGAGAAATCATGCAGCACCTCTCCTCCGAAGAGTACGAGCGGGATGAGCACGATGACCACCGTGAGCGAAGTGATGATCGTCCGGGACAGCACTTCGTTGATGCTGTAGTTCACCAGCTGAGGCAACGCATCCTTCTTGTTGCGCTTCAGGTTCTCCCTGATCCGGTCGAAGACCACCACCGTGTCCGTGAGAGAATAACCCGCAAGCGTAAGCAGCGCGGTCACGATCAGCAGGTTGATCTCCCAATTCAAAATGTAGAAGATACCGAGAACGGCAAAAACATCGTGCATGGTCGCAATAGCGGCTGCCACGCCGAATTTGAACTCGAACCGGAACGCGATATAGAGAATGATGGCTATCATCGAGACCGTGATGGCCACGAGCGCGTCGCGCTGGACCGCCTTGCCTATCACCGGCCCGATCTCCATGATGCTATCGACCTCAAAGGCATTGTTCGGGAACTCCTGCCTGAAGAGGTTCTGGATCTTTTCCGATGTCCCCTCGGACTCCCGGAGCCTGATCAGGATCTTGTTCCCTTCTCCGACCTGCTGGATTGAGGCGCCTATGAATCCGTTCTTATCGAGGGCAGCGCGCGCTTTTTCCACCGGCATCTGTTCTTTGAAGCTGAGTTGCATTGTGGTGCCGCCCACAAAGTCGATGCCGAGGTTCGCCTTGCCCCGGCTGACCTGGATCAGACCGACGATGCCGAGGGCGATCAGCAGGCCCGAGACGGCAAATGAGACGTTTTTCCAGCCCATGAAATCGATATTTGTCTTATGCAATATTTGAAGCATTTCAACCTCCAAAATACAATTATTTTAACCACAGAGATCACAGAGGGCTCGGAGAAAAGCTATTATAAAGAACGGACTTACCTCCGTGTACTCTGTGGTAAATCTTGATTATTTTTTCTTTAAATGCTCAATTTCTCCAGCTTCCACTTCGAGTTGATGATATCAAAGATCACCTTGGTGCCGACAAGGGCGGAATACAGGTTGATGATGATGCCGAGACTGAGCGTCACGGCGAATCCCTTAATGGCGCCCGTACCGAACAGGAACAGGGCTCCCGCCGTGATAAGCGTGGTCACATGCGAGTCGAGGATCGTCAGGAACGCCTTGTCGTAGCCCGAGTCGACCGCGGGCCTCGGCTGTTTGCCTGCGCGGATCTCCTCGCGAATGCGCTCGAACATCAGCACATTCGAGTCCACGCCCATGCCGATGGTAAGGATGATGCCCGCGATGCCCGGCAGGGTGAGCGTTGCATTCAGGAGCGCCATGGCGCCCAGGAGCAGCACCATGTTCAGGACCACGGCATAGTCCGCGATAAGCCCCGACATCCGGTAGTAAACAACCATGAAAATGAGGACGAACGCTCCTCCGAACAGCGCCGCTTTCACGCCTTTGTCGATGGAATCCTGGCCGAGAGACGGGCCCACGGTCACGTTCTGCACGATCTTCATGGGCGCCGGAAGCGATTCGCGCAAAACGATCGCGAGCTTCGCGGCCTCGTCATGCGTAAAGTTCCCGGTGATCTGGGCGTTGCCGCCGCTGATCCGGTCCTGGATGCGCGGCGCGGAGTGCACCACCCCGTCAAGCACGATGGCCAGCTGCTTGCCCACGTTGTCTCCGGTGACGCGGTCGAAGATCTTCGCTCCTTCGTTGTCGAATGAAATGGAGATCGCCGGCTTGTTGAATTGGTCGATGCCGACCTTGGCCTCTTTCAACCGGTCGCCGGTCAGGAGCGTCTGACTATACACGAGATACGGTCGCTTGATGACCTTACCGCTCTCGTCCACGTCCTCGCCATAGAGCAGTTCGCTGTCAACAGGGACCTCGCCTGCCAGCGCCTTCTGCGCGTCATCCGTGGTGTTCAGCATCTTGAACTCCAGCCTGCCGGCGGTCTTGATGAACGAGATCGCCTCCTGCGGGTTTTTCACGCCCGGAAGCTGCAGCGCGATCTGATCGTTCTCCTGCCGGTAGATGGCAGGTTCTGCAACACCATACTTGTCCACCCTCCGGCGGGTGCGCTCAAGCGCCTGCGTGACAGCCCATTCCTTGAGCCGCCTGACCTCGGCCGCTTTCATGGCATAGACCATCTCGCCCTTGGACTGGTTTTTCATGTCGATGATGGCATAGCTGCCTTTTACGAGTTTCTCGACGTTCTCGGCGATTGCATCGTCGCATTTTGCGGTGATGTCCTGACCCGACCTGCTGAAGACCACTGCGAGCTTCTGCGACGCCGCCGTGGTCTGGAGATCAGCCACAATATTGTCCACGGATGACTCCACTGCCTTGGCAGTATCCACCTCCATCACCAGGTGGCTGCCGCCCCTGAGGTCAAGTCCCAGCGAGATCTTGGGCACGCTCTGCTTCCACCAGTCCGGCAGCCCCGCCGACAATGGCGTTGACGGCACGAACAAAAACAGAGCGACCGCGACTGAAAGGGCGATGAGCGCCAGTCTCCATTGAATACTCTTCTTCATATACTGCCTCCTAAAACGCAACAAAGATTAGCTGCACATTATACGAATGTCACGAGTGAAAACCTGATTTCAGTTTTCCTCTGCGGCCCATGCGTCCGCTGTTGCAACAATGCCCATGGATCGATCTACTTCTTCCCTTCTTCCGGCTTCACGACATCCCCCACCGAACCGCGGGTGACCTTGATCTTAACGCCTTCAGCGATCTTGACCGTGAGGGTATCGGGATTCACCCCCTCGACCGTGCCATAGATGCCGCCTGCCGTGACGATCTCGTCGCCCTTCTTGATCGCATCCAGCATTTTTTTGTGCTCTTTCATCTTCTTCTGCTGGGGGCGGATCATGATGAAGTAGAAGATGGCGAAGATCACGACCATCATGATGATGCCCTGATACCCGCCGCCTCCCTGGGCCGCCGCATCGCCTCCCGGCGCTCCCATTGCATACGCTGTTGCGATAAACATAGTGTTGCCTCCTGTCGATGGAATCCTTATTTTCTCCGTCATCCCCGAATGATTCCATCGGGGATCTGATTTTATTTTTCCTGCTTCAAAAAACCGGATTCCCGATTGAACCCTCGGGAATGACCATTTTATTACGACTCGATCTAAACAATTCAGTCAACGAAGATTGAACTGTCCTGCGATTCTCTTTTGGTTAAAAATTCTTTTTTGAATTCCCTGAACCTCCCCTGCCCGATGCTCAGCCTGATGTTTCGCATCAGGTTGAGATAGAAATAAATATTATGGATCGTCCCGAGCCGCAATGCCAATGTCTCACTTGCATTGAACAGGTGCCGCAAATAAGCCCTGGTGAAGTTCCCGCAGGTATAACAGCCGCACCCGGGATCGATCGGTCGATGATCACATTCGTATTGGGCGTTCCTGATCACCACCTTGCCGAACGAGGTGAAGAACGTTCCGTTCCGGGCGTTCCGCGTCGGCATCACGCAGTCGAACATATCGATTCCGAGGTCAACCCCTTCCACGAGGTCTTCCGGCGTCCCGACCCCCATCAGATACCGGGGCTGGTCCCCGGGAAGCGAGGGGACCGTCGCCGACAGCATTTCGAACATCATGGGCTTGGTCTCTCCCACGGACAGTCCGCCGATCGCATACCCGTCGAAGCCTGTATCAACAAGCGCCTCCGCGGAGTGCTTTCGAAGATCGGGGTAGATCCCGCCCTGAACTATGCCGAACAGCGCCTGGCCCGTGTCTTTTTTCGCATCACGGCATCGTTTTGCCCAGCGAAGCGTGCGCTCAAGCGACTCATGGGCATAATCCCGGGTCGCCGGGTACGGCGTGCACTCATCAAAGGCCATGATGATGTCCGCGCCGAGCGCCTCCTGGATCTCCACGGCGTACTCAGGCGTAATCAGGTGCTTGGCGCCGCCGTCAAGGGGGGACTGGAACGTAACCCCCTCTTCCGTGATCTTCCTGAGTTCCGCAAGGCTGAAGACCTGGAACCCCCCGCTGTCCGTAAGGACCGGTCTATTCCAGCCCATGAACTTCTGGATCCCGCCGAGCTCCTTGATCAGCTCATGACCCGGCCTCAGGAACAGATGGTACGTGTTCGAAAGGATGATCTCCGCGCCGAGGTCCACGAGGTCCGCCGGCGAAAGCGTCTTGACCGTGGCCTGCGTGCCCACGGGCATGAACACCGGGGTATTGACCTCGCCGTGGGAGGTCGTCATTTTGCCCAGGCGGGCGGAAGACGCAGGGTCCGTTTTAATTAAAGAAAAATTGAACACTGTTCTCAGTGCGGAGTGCGGAATTCGGAGTGCGGAGTAACAGGCTTGCGGATTTTCATTACTCCGCATTCCGCACTCGTTACACTCGCTACATTCTCTCCGGCGCATTCACGCCAAGGATCTTCAGCGCGCTCTGGATCACCGTCTTCACCTGTTTCATCAGGAACAACTTGACGGCGGTCCGGTTGAGGTCCTCGGTAATGACCCGGTGCTTGAAATAATAGTTATGCAGCAAACCGGCGAGGTCCTGGAGATAAAACGTCAGCCGGTGCGGCTCGTATGCCAGGGCCGCCTCTTCGATGATCTCCGGATACTTCGCGAGCGCCTTGATGATGTTCCGCTCTTCTTCGAGATCAAGCAGCGAAAGATCAACAACATCGCTCTTCGGGATACTGATGTTCCTGGTCTCGGCCTCGCGGAACAGGCTCGCGATCCGGGCGTGCGCGTACTGCACGTAGTACACCGGGTTCTCCCGCGACTGCTCCTTGGCAATGTCGAGATCGAAGTCCAGATGGCTGTCGGACCGCCGGGTGAGAAAAATATACCGTGCCGCGCCGCTGCCCACGTCCTGCACCACGTCCCGAAGCGTCACGAAGTTCCCTGCCCGCTTCGACATGGGCACGGGCTGGCCGTGGCGCAGGATCGAGACAAGCTGGACCAGCAGCACATGGAGCGAATCTTTGGGATGGCCGAAGGCCTGGATCACTGCCTGCACGCGCGGGATATAGCCGTGATGGTCCGCTCCCCAGATGTTCACGAGCGTCGTGAACCCCCGGCCAAGCTTGTTCCGGTGATAAGCGATGTCCGTGGCAAGATAGGTGTAGCTCTTGTCCTTTTTCGTCACCACTCGGTCTTTATCGTCGCCAAAGGTGGTCGAGCGCAGCCACAGGGCACCGTCCTGTTCATAGCAGTTCCTGCTTTCCATCAGTTCATCGATGGACTGCTGCACCGAGCCGTCCTTGAGAAGCGCTGCCTCGCTGAACCAGGTGTCGAACCGTACGCCGAAGGACTCAAGGTCGATCCTGATGTCGGCAAGCATCGTTTCTTTTCCGTAGTCGCCGAACTGGTGAACGCATTCCTCAAAGGGAACATTCAGATAGTTCTTGCCGTGGAGCGTGATGAAGCCCTGGGCGATCTCTTCGATGTAGCTTCCGTGGTATCCGTCGTCGGGAAACGGCACATTGTTGCCGAGCGCCTGCTGATACCTCGCATAGACCGACTGGGCAAGAAGCCGGACCTGTCGGCCTGCATCATTAATGTAGAACTCCCGGGTGACATCATACCCTACCGCGGCAAGCAGATTCCCCAAGGCATCGCCGATCGCCGCGCCCCTGCCGTGCCCGACGTGAAGGGGTCCGGTCGGGTTCGCGCTCACGAATTCCAGGAGCACCCGTTCTCCCTGGCCGATGTTCTTCAGTCCGTAACCGGGGCCTTCCGAATCTATGTCAAAGAGCGTCTTCTTCCACCGGTCCTGCTTAAAGGTAAAATTGATAAACCCGGGACCCGCGATCTCGGTCTTCGCGATGATCCCGTCCTCGTCCTGGATATTGGCAATAATGATCTCGGCGATCTTCCGGGGCGGCCTGGACTCCGGCTTTGCCAGGGTCATGGCAAGCGCTGTGGCAAGGTCTCCGTGGCTCTTTTCCCTTGGGGTGTCAAGCGTGATTGCCGGCAACGTGTCGAGCTTCAGTTCTCCCTTTTCTTTGGCCCGCGTAAGGGCCTGGAGCAGGATTTCAGTCAGGGTTTGTTTCATGAATGATTTTTCCTCACCCTCTCCCCGCTGGAGCGAGGGTATACATTATTCCTTCCTATCCCCCAAGGGAGAGGACCGAGGTGAGGGGAACCGCGCTTCGACATCAGATCATGAATTACCCGTGAAACAGGCAATTCATGCACATTACAAGCAAGAAAGTATATCGTATCTTCAATAAAAGTCAATAAAATAATCCCTTTACTTAGCAAAATCCGTGTGGTATTTTATAAAAAGAGGCGCAAACCCGTATGTGGGTCCAGATGAACGTAAATACCATCCTCTTCGACAGCAGAAACAGCAGTTATATCGTCGTTTTGAAGGATGAAACAGGAAAGAAGATCCTCCCGATCTGGATCGGGGCCGCGGAGGGAAACTCCATTGCCCTGGCCATGAGCAACGTCAAACCTGCCCGTCCCCTCACCCATGACCTGATCGTCACTATCTTCGACCGCCTGGAGGTCGAGATCGCCCGCGTGGTCATCAGCGACCTTATCGAGAATACGTTCTACGCATCGCTCTATCTTCTGCACAACAACAAGGAATTCCATATCGATTCCCGTCCCAGCGACGCCATTGCGATCGCGATCCGCATCAATGCGCCCGTGTTTGTGGAAGAAGAGGTGATCGCCAAGCAGGACTCGACGACGCTCGACACCTGGATGAAGAACCTCGGAGAGAGCGGCGGGACGGAGTACAACGCATAAACGGTCAGAATCGATACTGATCGCTGACCTTTATTGGAAATTGAAAATTGGAAATTTGAAATTGTAAATTTTCAAAACGCAACGCCCTTTAAATCCGCACTCCGCAATCCACATTCCGCAATTAGATCATATCCCCCACCTCGGCGAAAGATCGTTCTCGACCCCCATGCTGTCAAGTACCCTTCCCGCGATGAAGTCCACCATGTCTGAAATGTGTTTGGGGTGATGATAGAATGCGGGCATGGCCGGGATGATATGGCACCCGATCTCTGCGAGGGTGAGCATGTTCCTGAGATGGATGGCCGAAAGCGGCGTCTCGCGCGGCACGAGGATGAGTCTCCGTTTTTCCTTGATCATGACGTCCGCGGCGCGCTCAATAAGGTTCGATGCAAAGCCATTCGCGATGGCCGCCAGCGTTTTCATGGAGCAGGGTATCACGACCATGGCGTCCACCTTGACCGACCCGCTCGCGATGGTCGCGTACATATAATCTTCATCAAAGTACGTGATCTGCCCTTCTTTTGCCTCGAAGTGCCTCTCAAGCGCGAACTGAATATCGGTCTCCGAGCCCTTGAGCAAAAGCCCGGTCTCGTCGTTCAGGATCGAGAGCCCGTCGCCGGAAATGCAGAGGTAGATGTTGTGCCCCTCCTTAATGAGCCTCTGAAGTACCCGGTAGGCATAAGGAGCGCCTGATGCCCCGCTGATCGCCACGGTATAGGTTGACATGATTTACCTCTTTCTTTTGTTCTTTCCTTCGTCATCCCCGAGTGCTTCTATCGGGGATCTGTCGCTGTACTCTCTGCTCCATAAATCAGATTCCCGATTAAACCTTCGGGAATGACCGTTTTTGTAAAACTCGGATGGCATATTTTATCACCTCAGATGCCATTTCTGATTTCCAGCGTCTTGACCGCCAGCCCCGACAGCATCAAGCTCGCCAGCATCGCCAGCCCCGCGCCC
It contains:
- the secF gene encoding protein translocase subunit SecF, coding for MLQILHKTNIDFMGWKNVSFAVSGLLIALGIVGLIQVSRGKANLGIDFVGGTTMQLSFKEQMPVEKARAALDKNGFIGASIQQVGEGNKILIRLRESEGTSEKIQNLFRQEFPNNAFEVDSIMEIGPVIGKAVQRDALVAITVSMIAIILYIAFRFEFKFGVAAAIATMHDVFAVLGIFYILNWEINLLIVTALLTLAGYSLTDTVVVFDRIRENLKRNKKDALPQLVNYSINEVLSRTIITSLTVVIVLIPLVLFGGEVLHDFSLALLMGVIIGTYSSIFVASPILVVWQAKLGGRLITK
- the secD gene encoding protein translocase subunit SecD codes for the protein MKKSIQWRLALIALSVAVALFLFVPSTPLSAGLPDWWKQSVPKISLGLDLRGGSHLVMEVDTAKAVESSVDNIVADLQTTAASQKLAVVFSRSGQDITAKCDDAIAENVEKLVKGSYAIIDMKNQSKGEMVYAMKAAEVRRLKEWAVTQALERTRRRVDKYGVAEPAIYRQENDQIALQLPGVKNPQEAISFIKTAGRLEFKMLNTTDDAQKALAGEVPVDSELLYGEDVDESGKVIKRPYLVYSQTLLTGDRLKEAKVGIDQFNKPAISISFDNEGAKIFDRVTGDNVGKQLAIVLDGVVHSAPRIQDRISGGNAQITGNFTHDEAAKLAIVLRESLPAPMKIVQNVTVGPSLGQDSIDKGVKAALFGGAFVLIFMVVYYRMSGLIADYAVVLNMVLLLGAMALLNATLTLPGIAGIILTIGMGVDSNVLMFERIREEIRAGKQPRPAVDSGYDKAFLTILDSHVTTLITAGALFLFGTGAIKGFAVTLSLGIIINLYSALVGTKVIFDIINSKWKLEKLSI
- a CDS encoding ABC transporter ATP-binding protein yields the protein MDIVTAQNLIKDYNGLRAVDGIDFAIQQGECFGFLGPNGAGKTTVMRIISCFMPPTSGTVTVFGRDVTVEQSDIKARLGIMPQDDNLDPDLSVTENLVVYARYFDIKKKGSMRLVRELLEFAELQDKANAKIDQLSGGMKHRLLLARSLVNNPEILLLDEPTTGLDPHSRRAVWDKLNTLKFQNTTLLLTTHYMEEAEKLCDRVAIMDSGKIVTIDSPANLMVLHGGNLEGVYLKLTGRSLAD
- a CDS encoding tetratricopeptide repeat protein, which codes for MSYLNKIISLSVLLIVSACAAGKTPHPGIPDALSSRFTLTADDAEQGFKEGRDACKAGNAENALIIAHRISELYPDTPWYKRSLFLTEQALIQLDRPSEANASMLRVQAEYPELADYAVFLLADYHFAKARYSEAAALYEQVSERYPGSSLIARAAFKRGQALLESYAYPEAAVVFEEFLQNNPRSEFAPAAGLGLGRALTAEADLARAVRAYQDVWVRYPGDPNDQQVEKALSILKAGGVEIPELASAELYERGRNLFRISLHDKAVETFTKFLDKEPDSPDRPDALYRTGVSLYYLGKRGEASVILEKMIREYPSDERVSEALYWLGRSYSKLGDWDRGVQTFQKLLDDFPGSEWCDDALFLTGNIYREAGDMEKALQYYTRLVKEYSDSKFADSAIWWKAWWHYTSGDYVNAENTFQDLINRYPRSFLVNQARYWQGRTAEKREETAQAVGYYRQVLKKGPYTYYGHRAAERMAALGSEAGVQTNDAADTATAFVEAPFIDDEPDDFGRENEPALWTEEIMQMLSSEQPFRKIFELVHLDMKAEAAAELWSLKDKVPRRRIALMELSKVFFELGDYYRSLIIVLRGYERFLERPTPGMTDNLWLLAYPQGYWDSIVTYAGKFKQDPYFIAAIIREESQFRPDALSSAGARGLMQVMPATGKWAAQLNGLPEFDREKLFDSDTAINIGTWYVSHLMKQFRNNPLLVAAAYNAGPEAVQGWIAKNGSHGEWDLFVEMIPYAETRRYVKKVLRNYAEYKRIYAKTTGVAD
- a CDS encoding PIN domain-containing protein, encoding MDIPKVLLDTDVVVNWLVQELETQSGKELWKAPHEIVRRAENKSISAFISLTTLMEVRYLLRRKKAFSSSQVEEDLAEITSVIDVLIPDEISLLKANTLQAVYPLDPFDAIHLSLCMGLEPMTLVSRDSVFISLSKKLVLAQTPEEFIGSL
- a CDS encoding YkgJ family cysteine cluster protein, producing MSNNHTPVITIAGADASVLVETDLMQLTCGTRGCDSTCCKASAPIVLNPYEIALVCRESDMSYEDLLDVVDTERANGFPLVMLPRDPVCHFWTENGCRIYKARPLACRLFPIGRVYNDMQSRFVLPGQNLCDGLATEPAGTVDDYLKTQDAALQIRMADRWIDFVNEIEKLPLPDKPVTSVAFHLFVYSPDTPPAPSSGIADALTSPEERFILRLETALAQLPRFLCRS